The Candidatus Dadabacteria bacterium genomic sequence TGAGGGCTGTTCTCCCCCACTATTGCCACATGTTCCCTTCTCTTAAGACCCAGAGACATGAGATGCGCTGAGAACTGGGTGAAAAGAGTGAAAACTTCGCTGAAGGTGAAAGAACTTACAGATAGATCATCTTTTCTTGTGGAATACGCGATCTTGTCTGCGTAAAGAGAGGATTTTCTCTCAAGCATATTCTGTATTGTGGCTATTTGGTTTTTGCTTCTTGTTGCGGGGAGCCTTTTTTCCGTGCGGGTGAATCTTTTCATCAAAGCGGTGTCTCCCTAGATTATTTCCTTTAGATCTTCCAGATCTTTTATGATGAATTTCGGTTTTGCCTGAATGAGCTGCTCTCTTCTTTTTACCCACACGGAGTCAATCCCGCAGTCTGAAGATCCCATTATGTCAGCTTCAGGATCATCTCCTATGAAAATAACGTCTGATGGACTCTCGCCGAGGCTGGCAAGAGCAAATTCGAATATTTTCCTGTGAGGTTTTCTCCAGCCTACTTCTT encodes the following:
- a CDS encoding HAD family hydrolase is translated as EVGWRKPHRKIFEFALASLGESPSDVIFIGDDPEADIMGSSDCGIDSVWVKRREQLIQAKPKFIIKDLEDLKEII